In one window of Hevea brasiliensis isolate MT/VB/25A 57/8 chromosome 10, ASM3005281v1, whole genome shotgun sequence DNA:
- the LOC110646498 gene encoding probable beta-1,3-galactosyltransferase 2 isoform X1, which yields MSLKSRGEQNSSKSVISQKWTLFLCLCCFCAGMLLTNRMWTVPESKGITRTTAMEAEKLKLVSEGCGIRTLKQKEVRRDSKDIIGEVYKTHNAIQTLDKTISNLEMELAAARAAQESMLSGAPVSEDLKKTGSSGKRRYLTVVGINTAFSSRKRRDSIRATWTPQGEKRKKLEEEKGIIIRFVIGHSATSGGILDRAIEAEDKKHGDFLRLDHVEGYLELSAKTKIYFATAVALWDADFYVKVDDDVHVNIATLGETLVRHRKKPRLYIGCMKSGPVLNQKGVRYHEPEYWKFGEAGNKYFRHATGQLYAISKDLATYISINQHVLHKYANEDVSLGSWFIGLDVEHIDDRRLCCGTPPDCEWKAQAGNICVASFDWSCSGICRSADRIKEVHQRCGEGEKALWSATF from the exons ATGTCTTTGAAGAGCAGAGGAGAGCAGAACTCTTCTAAAAGTGTTATATCACAGAAATGGACCCTTTTCCTTTGCTTGTGTTGTTTCTGTGCTGGAATGCTCTTAACCAATAG GATGTGGACTGTTCCTGAGTCTAAAGGTATCACAAGGACAACTGCAATGGAAGCTGAAAAACTAAAGTTGGTTTCAGAGGGTTGTGGAATTAGAACT TTGAAACAGAAAGAAGTGAGGCGTGACTCTAAGGATATAATTGGGGAAGTGTACAAGACTCATAATGCCATACA GACATTAGATAAGACAATTTCAAATTTAGAGATGGAATTAGCTGCTGCAAGGGCAGCACAGGAGTCCATGCTTAGTGGAGCTCCAGTATCAGAGGACTTAAAGAAGACTGGTTCATCTGGGAAAAGAAGGTATTTGACGGTTGTTGGAATTAATACTGCTTTCAGCAGCCGGAAAAGAAGAGACTCAATTCGTGCAACATGGACACCACAAG GTGAAAAAAGGAAGAAACTGGAGGAAGAGAAGGGCATCATCATTCGCTTTGTCATTGGTCATAG TGCCACATCAGGAGGCATTTTGGATAGAGCAATTGAAGCAGAGGATAAAAAGCATGGGGATTTCTTGAGGCTG GACCATGTTGAAGGGTACCTTGAATTGTCTGCAAAAACAAAGATTTATTTTGCTACCGCTGTTGCTTTATGGGATGCAGATTTCTATGTCAAAGTTGATgatgatgtccatgtaaatataG CAACACTTGGAGAAACGTTAGTTAGACACCGAAAGAAACCACGATTATACATTGGATGCATGAAATCTGGTCCTGTTCTTAATCAAAA AGGAGTAAGATACCATGAACCTGAGTATTGGAAATTTGGCGAGGCAGGAAACAAGTACTTCCGCCATGCTACTGGACAGCTATATGCCATTTCAAAAGATTTGGCTACATACATATCGATAAACCA GCATGTTCTTCACAAGTATGCTAATGAGGATGTTTCATTGGGATCTTGGTTTATCGGACTTGATGTGGAGCACATCGATGACCGGAGACTATGTTGCGGCACCCCACCAG ATTGTGAGTGGAAGGCGCAGGCTGGTAACATCTGTGTTGCTTCATTTGACTGGAGCTGCAGTGGGATTTGCAGGTCTGCTGATAGGATTAAAGAGGTCCATCAGCGGTGCGGGGAAGGTGAGAAAGCTTTGTGGAGTGCAACATTCTAA
- the LOC110646498 gene encoding probable beta-1,3-galactosyltransferase 2 isoform X2 → MSLKSRGEQNSSKSVISQKWTLFLCLCCFCAGMLLTNRMWTVPESKGITRTTAMEAEKLKLVSEGCGIRTKEVRRDSKDIIGEVYKTHNAIQTLDKTISNLEMELAAARAAQESMLSGAPVSEDLKKTGSSGKRRYLTVVGINTAFSSRKRRDSIRATWTPQGEKRKKLEEEKGIIIRFVIGHSATSGGILDRAIEAEDKKHGDFLRLDHVEGYLELSAKTKIYFATAVALWDADFYVKVDDDVHVNIATLGETLVRHRKKPRLYIGCMKSGPVLNQKGVRYHEPEYWKFGEAGNKYFRHATGQLYAISKDLATYISINQHVLHKYANEDVSLGSWFIGLDVEHIDDRRLCCGTPPDCEWKAQAGNICVASFDWSCSGICRSADRIKEVHQRCGEGEKALWSATF, encoded by the exons ATGTCTTTGAAGAGCAGAGGAGAGCAGAACTCTTCTAAAAGTGTTATATCACAGAAATGGACCCTTTTCCTTTGCTTGTGTTGTTTCTGTGCTGGAATGCTCTTAACCAATAG GATGTGGACTGTTCCTGAGTCTAAAGGTATCACAAGGACAACTGCAATGGAAGCTGAAAAACTAAAGTTGGTTTCAGAGGGTTGTGGAATTAGAACT AAAGAAGTGAGGCGTGACTCTAAGGATATAATTGGGGAAGTGTACAAGACTCATAATGCCATACA GACATTAGATAAGACAATTTCAAATTTAGAGATGGAATTAGCTGCTGCAAGGGCAGCACAGGAGTCCATGCTTAGTGGAGCTCCAGTATCAGAGGACTTAAAGAAGACTGGTTCATCTGGGAAAAGAAGGTATTTGACGGTTGTTGGAATTAATACTGCTTTCAGCAGCCGGAAAAGAAGAGACTCAATTCGTGCAACATGGACACCACAAG GTGAAAAAAGGAAGAAACTGGAGGAAGAGAAGGGCATCATCATTCGCTTTGTCATTGGTCATAG TGCCACATCAGGAGGCATTTTGGATAGAGCAATTGAAGCAGAGGATAAAAAGCATGGGGATTTCTTGAGGCTG GACCATGTTGAAGGGTACCTTGAATTGTCTGCAAAAACAAAGATTTATTTTGCTACCGCTGTTGCTTTATGGGATGCAGATTTCTATGTCAAAGTTGATgatgatgtccatgtaaatataG CAACACTTGGAGAAACGTTAGTTAGACACCGAAAGAAACCACGATTATACATTGGATGCATGAAATCTGGTCCTGTTCTTAATCAAAA AGGAGTAAGATACCATGAACCTGAGTATTGGAAATTTGGCGAGGCAGGAAACAAGTACTTCCGCCATGCTACTGGACAGCTATATGCCATTTCAAAAGATTTGGCTACATACATATCGATAAACCA GCATGTTCTTCACAAGTATGCTAATGAGGATGTTTCATTGGGATCTTGGTTTATCGGACTTGATGTGGAGCACATCGATGACCGGAGACTATGTTGCGGCACCCCACCAG ATTGTGAGTGGAAGGCGCAGGCTGGTAACATCTGTGTTGCTTCATTTGACTGGAGCTGCAGTGGGATTTGCAGGTCTGCTGATAGGATTAAAGAGGTCCATCAGCGGTGCGGGGAAGGTGAGAAAGCTTTGTGGAGTGCAACATTCTAA